From Candidatus Cybelea sp.:
TTTTCTAAAACCGTAACGCCCTCTGCGCGCAGCTTGGCGAGCAGCTCGTCGAGGCCCTCGACCCGGAAGTTGATCATCACCGGCTGCGCTCGGTCCCAATAGTCGTCATCCACATCGAAGATGCTGAAAAGCGTCACTCCATTCGGGTCGGGATCGTCCGAGCGGCGAAACATCGCGCCGACCCCGGGCCGATCGACGATCCCGAGGTGCTCTGCGTACCAGCGTTTCATCGCCTCCGGATCGCGAACGCGAATGAAGATGCCGCCGATACCCATTACGCGTGCCATTTTCAGGGCCTTCGCCGCCGCCGGCGTTAGACCACCTCGCTCAGCATTGCGAGAAGGTCGGTCACGCGCCGCTCGCCGAGCGCTTTGACGGTATCTTTCTGCGCCGTACGCCAAAGAGAACGGGCGCGTTCGAAGGCACGGCTCCCTTTCGCAGAGATGCGAACCTCGCGCCGGCGGGCATCGGCGACGCCGGCACGCATCGTGACATACCCGGCCGTCACCAGCGGGCGAAGGCTGCGCGTGGCGGTGGAAACGTCCATGTCCAGCTGGCCCGCGAGTTCGGCGACCCCCCAGCTCGGCTTCGCTGAAAGAGCCGTTAGCATCGAGAACTGAGAGCTCGTAAGGCCCGACGGGGCGAGGGCTTCGTCGTAGCGACGGGTC
This genomic window contains:
- a CDS encoding VOC family protein, with translation MARVMGIGGIFIRVRDPEAMKRWYAEHLGIVDRPGVGAMFRRSDDPDPNGVTLFSIFDVDDDYWDRAQPVMINFRVEGLDELLAKLRAEGVTVLEKTDNHEYGRFGWVVDPEGNRIELWEPPALR
- a CDS encoding MarR family winged helix-turn-helix transcriptional regulator, whose translation is MLEDPRNCACLGLRAATRRMTRRYDEALAPSGLTSSQFSMLTALSAKPSWGVAELAGQLDMDVSTATRSLRPLVTAGYVTMRAGVADARRREVRISAKGSRAFERARSLWRTAQKDTVKALGERRVTDLLAMLSEVV